A window of the Miscanthus floridulus cultivar M001 chromosome 14, ASM1932011v1, whole genome shotgun sequence genome harbors these coding sequences:
- the LOC136504760 gene encoding uncharacterized protein isoform X2, translating to MAASNLLRDVDGHGDNSDGTSLPPLPRPDNGDNVCPVPLWEREFCRNAYDIPWETFCDNKRFIEILFKNVMDWDDSGALKNFEDAKERFRAKYFGKPYEDPVLDPDIYIDEVDNHCKVDPELVAGLDKIAGLDLVADLGLGGMGNMTPMDWGAPIGNLIPTGWGQPVPNLKPTGWGDPANPTPDTAWGGQGNQRPEAVWGAQPSCTPNNGNINLHGGRPSNNLHQQGVDPGHPSSGTARMLPGGVRIWISGVSGGGGGAGRNWNGGGGGGGRGSNWNSGGRGNQMDQAEGQNQQRNRGSMQRNQNVWHHQMRSIGRQQQGQRGRKMEWRSVQQNRAPKDDPAA from the coding sequence GGGACAATGTCTGCCCAGTCCCATTATGGGAAAGAGAATTCTGCCGCAACGCTTACGACATTCCTTGGGAGACCTTCTGCGATAACAAGCGATTTATTGAAATATTATTCAAAAACGTCATGGACTGGGATGATTCAGGAGCGCTCAAGAATTTCGAGGACGCAAAGGAAAGGTTCAGGGCAAAATATTTTGGCAAACCTTATGAGGATCCTGTGCTAGACCCTGATATATACATCGATGAGGTCGATAACCACTGCAAAGTTGACCCGGAGTTGGTTGCTGGCCTCGATAAGATAGCTGGCCTGGACTTGGTAGCCGACCTGGGTTTGGGAGGCATGGGCAACATGACACCCATGGATTGGGGAGCACCTATTGGCAATCTGATACCCACGGGATGGGGACAACCGGTTCCTAATCTGAAACCCACTGGATGGGGGGATCCAGCCAATCCGACACCTGACACTGCTTGGGGTGGACAGGGAAATCAAAGACCAGAGGCGGTCTGGGGAGCCCAGCCTTCATGCACACCAAACAACGGTAACATTAACTTGCATGGAGGTAGACCATCCAACAATTTGCACCAGCAGGGGGTGGATCCAGGCCACCCGTCATCTGGAACTGCAAGGATGCTGCCCGGCGGTGTCAGGATATGGATCAGTGGCGtcagcggtggcggcggtggtgctgGCAGGAATTGgaacggtggcggtggcggcggtggccgtGGCAGCAATTGGAATAGCGGCGGCCGCGGCAATCAGATGGACCAGGCCGAGGGGCAAAACCAGCAGAGGAACCGTGGCAGCATGCAGAGGAACCAGAACGTGTGGCATCACCAGATGAGGAGCATCGGCCGGCAGCAGCAGGGTCAGAGGGGAAGGAAGATGGAGTGGCGTTCGGTTCAGCAAAACAGGGCTCCCAAAGATGATCCTGCCGCTTGA
- the LOC136504760 gene encoding uncharacterized protein isoform X3, whose protein sequence is MAAWNRSRDVNSDPEHSGRTSRPPLPRPDNGDNVCPVPLWEREFCRNAYDIPWETFCDNKRFIEILFKNVMDWDDSGALKNFEDAKERFRAKYFGKPYEDPVLDPDIYIDEVDNHCKVDPELVAGLDKIAGLDLVADLGLGGMGNMTPMDWGAPIGNLIPTGWGQPVPNLKPTGWGDPANPTPDTAWGGQGNQRPEAVWGAQPSCTPNNGNINLHGGRPSNNLHQQGVDPGHPSSGTARMLPGGVRIWISGVSGGGGGAGRNWNGGGGGGGRGSNWNSGGRGNQMDQAEGQNQQRNRGSMQRNQNVWHHQMRSIGRQQQGQRGRKMEWRSVQQNRAPKDDPAA, encoded by the coding sequence GGGACAATGTCTGCCCAGTCCCATTATGGGAAAGAGAATTCTGCCGCAACGCTTACGACATTCCTTGGGAGACCTTCTGCGATAACAAGCGATTTATTGAAATATTATTCAAAAACGTCATGGACTGGGATGATTCAGGAGCGCTCAAGAATTTCGAGGACGCAAAGGAAAGGTTCAGGGCAAAATATTTTGGCAAACCTTATGAGGATCCTGTGCTAGACCCTGATATATACATCGATGAGGTCGATAACCACTGCAAAGTTGACCCGGAGTTGGTTGCTGGCCTCGATAAGATAGCTGGCCTGGACTTGGTAGCCGACCTGGGTTTGGGAGGCATGGGCAACATGACACCCATGGATTGGGGAGCACCTATTGGCAATCTGATACCCACGGGATGGGGACAACCGGTTCCTAATCTGAAACCCACTGGATGGGGGGATCCAGCCAATCCGACACCTGACACTGCTTGGGGTGGACAGGGAAATCAAAGACCAGAGGCGGTCTGGGGAGCCCAGCCTTCATGCACACCAAACAACGGTAACATTAACTTGCATGGAGGTAGACCATCCAACAATTTGCACCAGCAGGGGGTGGATCCAGGCCACCCGTCATCTGGAACTGCAAGGATGCTGCCCGGCGGTGTCAGGATATGGATCAGTGGCGtcagcggtggcggcggtggtgctgGCAGGAATTGgaacggtggcggtggcggcggtggccgtGGCAGCAATTGGAATAGCGGCGGCCGCGGCAATCAGATGGACCAGGCCGAGGGGCAAAACCAGCAGAGGAACCGTGGCAGCATGCAGAGGAACCAGAACGTGTGGCATCACCAGATGAGGAGCATCGGCCGGCAGCAGCAGGGTCAGAGGGGAAGGAAGATGGAGTGGCGTTCGGTTCAGCAAAACAGGGCTCCCAAAGATGATCCTGCCGCTTGA